One Serinicoccus chungangensis genomic window carries:
- the fdxA gene encoding ferredoxin, with protein MTYVIAQPCVDLKDKACIEECPVDCIYEGERSLYIHPDECVDCGACEPVCPVEAIYYEDDVPEEWADYYKANVEFFDDLGSPGGAAKMGVIAKDHPVIAVLPPQSHDE; from the coding sequence ATGACGTACGTGATCGCCCAGCCCTGCGTGGACCTGAAGGACAAGGCCTGCATCGAGGAGTGCCCGGTCGACTGCATCTACGAGGGAGAACGCTCCCTCTACATCCACCCTGACGAGTGCGTGGACTGCGGTGCGTGCGAGCCGGTCTGCCCGGTCGAGGCGATCTACTACGAGGACGACGTCCCGGAGGAGTGGGCGGACTACTACAAGGCCAACGTCGAGTTCTTCGACGACCTCGGCAGCCCCGGCGGGGCGGCCAAGATGGGCGTCATCGCCAAGGACCACCCGGTCATCGCGGTGCTGCCCCCGCAGTCCCACGACGAGTGA
- a CDS encoding VanW family protein: MADATDRPGTLREEGDGRGWWSVVGRLAAALLVLAAVYVGAALYFQDRPPSGVSVAGVEIGSLTDEEVRAELTREFGDRTTEPLVLTLRPEDGSAEETERIELVPEDAGLSLDLDRTLRGVTGLSFHPARLWDHVAGADQDLPLYGGVDEEALRAEVTRLAADYDTEPVDGEVGLTPDGVDVTAARTGRTLEVDETVEELEEAWVEQVWGEDQGPDREVAGVASSQRPELTSAEIDRFTEEVLDPALAAPVVVEATRGEGEQEEEATAQLARRDLLQLLTVEQTDGALALGIDAEATLARVRQDLGRLERGPRDATVRLAGSSVEVVGGQVGYALVEEGLVDAVEGALQETGEDRTVAAGIDTVRPQITNAVAREWSFSQMSSFVSVFPSGPDYEARTANLRTGVSNVNGTVVMPGEQFSLGAALGEVSEEAGYAEAPVIVDGELVMGLGGGLSQISTVVFNASWFAGVQLDAHTTHSFYIPRYPAGREATLALPWIDNLWTNDTDTPVVVRTWITGDEIHMVLLGDKQYTVRTVDGERRDVTQGERREDDSADCVDQARAEGFTIRNIRILLQGGDEVSRDDFTTTYDAADEIVCTNPRAGDR; the protein is encoded by the coding sequence ATGGCTGACGCCACCGATCGACCAGGAACCCTCCGCGAGGAGGGCGACGGCCGCGGCTGGTGGTCCGTGGTGGGCCGGCTGGCCGCGGCGCTGCTCGTGCTCGCGGCGGTCTACGTCGGTGCCGCGCTGTACTTCCAGGACCGTCCGCCGTCGGGCGTCAGCGTGGCCGGGGTGGAGATCGGGTCGTTGACCGACGAGGAGGTCCGGGCCGAGCTGACCCGGGAGTTCGGCGACCGCACCACCGAGCCGCTCGTGCTCACGCTGCGCCCGGAGGACGGGTCCGCGGAGGAGACCGAGCGGATCGAGCTCGTCCCCGAGGACGCCGGCCTGTCCCTCGACCTGGACCGCACCCTGCGGGGGGTGACCGGGCTCTCCTTCCACCCGGCACGCCTCTGGGACCACGTCGCGGGCGCCGACCAGGACCTGCCCCTCTACGGGGGCGTGGACGAGGAGGCGCTGCGCGCGGAGGTCACCCGCCTGGCCGCGGACTACGACACCGAGCCGGTCGACGGGGAGGTCGGCCTCACGCCGGACGGGGTGGACGTCACCGCGGCGCGGACCGGACGCACGCTGGAAGTGGACGAGACCGTCGAGGAGCTGGAGGAGGCCTGGGTCGAGCAGGTCTGGGGAGAGGACCAGGGGCCGGACCGGGAGGTCGCCGGCGTCGCCTCGAGCCAGCGCCCGGAGCTGACCTCCGCGGAGATCGACCGCTTCACCGAGGAGGTCCTGGACCCGGCGCTGGCGGCGCCCGTCGTCGTCGAGGCGACCCGCGGCGAGGGCGAGCAGGAGGAGGAGGCCACCGCCCAGCTCGCGCGTCGGGACCTGCTGCAGCTGCTCACCGTCGAGCAGACGGACGGCGCCCTCGCGCTGGGGATCGACGCCGAGGCCACGCTCGCGCGGGTCCGGCAGGACCTCGGCCGCCTCGAGCGCGGTCCGCGCGACGCGACCGTCCGCCTGGCCGGCTCCTCGGTCGAGGTGGTCGGTGGCCAGGTCGGCTACGCGCTCGTCGAGGAGGGCCTCGTCGACGCCGTCGAGGGGGCGCTGCAGGAGACCGGCGAGGACCGGACCGTCGCGGCGGGCATCGACACCGTCCGACCGCAGATCACCAACGCCGTCGCGCGGGAGTGGTCCTTCTCGCAGATGTCCTCCTTCGTCTCGGTGTTCCCCAGCGGCCCGGACTACGAGGCGCGCACGGCCAACCTGCGCACGGGTGTCAGCAACGTCAACGGGACGGTGGTGATGCCGGGCGAGCAGTTCAGCCTCGGCGCCGCCCTCGGGGAGGTCAGCGAGGAGGCGGGGTATGCCGAGGCGCCCGTCATCGTCGACGGCGAGCTGGTCATGGGCCTCGGCGGTGGTCTGTCGCAGATCTCCACCGTGGTGTTCAACGCCTCGTGGTTCGCCGGCGTCCAGCTGGACGCCCACACGACCCACTCGTTCTACATCCCGCGCTACCCGGCAGGGCGCGAGGCGACCCTGGCGCTGCCGTGGATCGACAACCTGTGGACCAACGACACGGACACGCCGGTGGTCGTGCGCACGTGGATCACCGGGGACGAGATCCACATGGTCCTGCTGGGTGACAAGCAGTACACCGTCCGCACGGTGGACGGCGAGCGGCGTGACGTCACCCAGGGGGAGCGCCGGGAGGACGACAGCGCGGACTGCGTCGACCAGGCGCGCGCCGAGGGCTTCACGATCCGCAACATCCGGATCCTCCTCCAGGGCGGCGACGAGGTCTCCCGCGACGACTTCACCACCACCTACGACGCGGCCGACGAGATCGTGTGCACCAACCCCCGGGCGGGGGACCGGTGA
- a CDS encoding flavin reductase family protein, with amino-acid sequence MSAHQPGPPAAGTVDPATYRLAMSRFASGVAVVTSQVRGHDVALTVDSLTSVSLEPVLLLVSLHPEARVLEGLEAGADFAVSVLTSAQRGTAEWLGETGRPLHDQLGRVPHHRGAASGMAVVDDALASFECRTVDLREAGDHVLALGEVLALDAGPTDRPALVHYRGRLGELR; translated from the coding sequence ATGAGCGCGCACCAGCCGGGTCCGCCCGCCGCGGGGACCGTGGACCCCGCGACCTACCGCCTCGCGATGAGCCGGTTCGCCAGCGGCGTCGCGGTGGTGACGTCCCAGGTGCGCGGCCACGACGTCGCGCTGACCGTGGACTCCCTCACCAGCGTCTCCCTCGAGCCCGTGCTGCTCCTCGTCAGCCTGCACCCGGAGGCCCGCGTCCTGGAGGGGCTCGAGGCCGGGGCGGACTTCGCGGTCAGCGTGCTGACCTCGGCCCAGCGGGGCACGGCGGAGTGGCTCGGCGAGACCGGCCGTCCGCTGCACGACCAGCTGGGCCGGGTCCCGCACCACCGGGGAGCCGCCAGCGGCATGGCGGTCGTCGACGACGCGCTCGCCAGCTTCGAGTGCCGGACCGTCGACCTGCGGGAGGCCGGTGACCACGTCCTCGCGCTCGGCGAGGTGCTCGCCCTCGACGCGGGACCGACGGACCGTCCTGCGCTGGTGCACTACCGTGGGCGGCTGGGAGAGCTGCGGTGA
- the mshB gene encoding N-acetyl-1-D-myo-inositol-2-amino-2-deoxy-alpha-D-glucopyranoside deacetylase: MPVRPDLRDGLPPGRPSRLVAVHAHPDDETLATGLALAHHVEAGDDVHVVTCTLGEEGEVITPSLRALEGDGPALAEHRRGELSRAMGRLGVEHHLLGGARARWRDSGMAGSSAASHPRAFAGADVEEAAALLADLLRRLRPDLVLTYDPWGGYAHPDHVQTHRVTARAVQLLTEEAPGAAPRLYVALVPASWAREDRRWLAAHVPAGARSPAGGPARVPGPEDPYPPNVVDDALVTHAVVDEGALRRQRAALAEHPTQVTLHDGWYTLSNDVAARLPGREGYAVWPASREALARAQGTPPA, translated from the coding sequence GTGCCGGTGCGCCCGGACCTGCGCGACGGACTGCCCCCCGGCAGGCCGTCGCGGCTGGTCGCGGTGCACGCCCACCCCGACGACGAGACCCTCGCCACGGGGCTGGCCCTGGCGCACCACGTCGAGGCCGGTGACGACGTCCACGTCGTCACCTGCACCCTCGGTGAGGAGGGTGAGGTCATCACCCCCTCGCTGCGCGCGCTGGAGGGTGACGGGCCGGCGCTCGCCGAGCACCGACGAGGTGAGCTGTCCCGCGCCATGGGTCGGCTCGGGGTGGAGCACCACCTGCTCGGTGGCGCGCGCGCCCGCTGGCGGGACAGCGGCATGGCCGGCTCGTCCGCCGCCTCCCACCCCCGGGCCTTCGCCGGCGCGGACGTCGAGGAGGCCGCCGCCCTCCTCGCCGACCTCCTCCGGCGGCTGCGCCCCGACCTCGTCCTGACGTACGACCCCTGGGGCGGGTACGCCCACCCCGACCACGTCCAGACGCACCGCGTCACCGCCCGCGCCGTGCAGCTGCTCACCGAGGAGGCCCCGGGTGCGGCGCCGCGGCTCTACGTCGCGCTCGTCCCGGCCTCCTGGGCGCGGGAGGACCGGCGCTGGCTGGCCGCCCACGTCCCGGCCGGTGCGCGCAGCCCGGCCGGTGGCCCGGCGCGGGTGCCGGGCCCGGAGGACCCCTACCCGCCGAACGTCGTGGACGACGCGCTGGTGACGCACGCCGTCGTGGACGAGGGCGCGCTGCGCCGCCAGCGCGCGGCGCTCGCCGAGCACCCCACCCAGGTGACCCTGCACGACGGGTGGTACACCCTCTCGAACGACGTCGCCGCCCGGCTCCCCGGTCGCGAGGGGTATGCCGTGTGGCCGGCGTCCCGGGAGGCGCTCGCCCGCGCGCAGGGGACGCCGCCCGCATGA
- the typA gene encoding translational GTPase TypA produces MPLADRDPALPAGVRADIRNVAIVAHVDHGKTTLVDAMLTQGGAFADQQQRGGEGPDRVMDSGDLEREKGITILAKNTAIRYTGASAPEGGMTINIIDTPGHADFGGEVERGLSMVDGVVLLVDASEGPLPQTRFVLRKALGAHLPVVLCINKVDRPDSRISEVVDEVYALFMDLLDEHDPAQVELALDFPVVYASAKAGRASLQAPVDGELPDSPDLEPLFATILETVPAPTFTPGAPLQAHVTNLDSSPFLGRLALCRVHAGEIRKGQQVAWCRRDGSVTSVKITELLLTEALERKPAEQAGPGDIIAIAGIPDITIGETLADAADPVPLPLITVDEPAISMTIGTNTSPLAGRVKGGKVTARLVKDRLDKELVGNVSLRVLPTERPDAWEVQGRGELALAILVEQMRREGCELTVGKPQVVTREVDGRLQEPVERLTIDTPEEHLGTITQLMAARKGRMEQMTNHGTGWIRMEYVVPSRGLIGFRTEFLTETRGTGIAHHVFDGYAPWFGEIRTRQSGSLVSDRSGVATTYAMFNLQERGTMFLEPTTEVYEGMIVGENSRADDMDVNITKERKLTNVRSAGADVLERLVPPRVLSLEQSLEFCREDECVEVTPEAVRVRKVILDANQRAKAARSKG; encoded by the coding sequence ATGCCCCTCGCTGACCGTGACCCCGCCCTGCCCGCAGGAGTGCGCGCAGACATCCGCAACGTCGCCATCGTGGCGCACGTCGACCACGGCAAGACGACCCTGGTCGACGCCATGCTCACCCAGGGTGGAGCCTTCGCCGACCAGCAGCAGCGCGGAGGTGAGGGCCCGGACCGGGTGATGGACTCCGGCGACCTCGAGCGCGAGAAGGGCATCACGATCCTGGCCAAGAACACGGCCATCCGCTACACCGGTGCCTCCGCCCCGGAGGGCGGCATGACGATCAACATCATCGACACCCCGGGTCACGCCGACTTCGGCGGCGAGGTCGAGCGCGGCCTGTCCATGGTGGACGGCGTCGTGCTCCTGGTCGACGCCTCGGAGGGGCCGCTGCCGCAGACGCGGTTCGTCCTGCGCAAGGCCCTGGGCGCGCACCTGCCCGTCGTCCTGTGCATCAACAAGGTGGACCGGCCGGACAGCCGCATCAGCGAGGTCGTCGACGAGGTCTACGCCCTCTTCATGGACCTGCTGGACGAGCACGACCCGGCCCAGGTGGAGCTGGCCCTGGACTTCCCGGTGGTCTACGCCTCCGCCAAGGCCGGCCGCGCCAGCCTGCAGGCTCCGGTCGACGGCGAGCTGCCGGACAGCCCCGACCTGGAGCCGCTCTTCGCGACCATCCTCGAGACGGTGCCCGCCCCGACCTTCACCCCCGGAGCGCCCCTGCAGGCGCACGTCACCAACCTCGACTCCAGCCCCTTCCTGGGCCGGCTCGCGCTCTGCCGCGTGCACGCCGGCGAGATCCGCAAGGGCCAGCAGGTGGCCTGGTGCCGGCGCGACGGCTCGGTCACCTCGGTCAAGATCACCGAGCTGCTGCTCACCGAGGCCCTGGAGCGCAAGCCCGCGGAGCAGGCCGGCCCGGGGGACATCATCGCGATCGCCGGCATCCCCGACATCACCATCGGGGAGACCCTGGCCGACGCGGCCGACCCGGTGCCGCTGCCGCTCATCACGGTCGACGAGCCGGCGATCTCCATGACCATCGGCACCAACACCAGCCCGCTGGCGGGCCGGGTCAAGGGGGGCAAGGTCACCGCCAGGCTGGTCAAGGACCGCCTCGACAAGGAGCTCGTGGGCAACGTCTCCCTGCGGGTGCTGCCCACCGAGCGGCCCGACGCCTGGGAGGTCCAGGGGCGCGGTGAGCTCGCGCTGGCCATCCTCGTCGAGCAGATGCGCCGGGAGGGATGCGAGCTGACCGTCGGCAAGCCGCAGGTGGTCACCCGGGAGGTCGACGGCCGGCTGCAGGAGCCGGTGGAGCGGCTCACCATCGACACCCCCGAGGAGCACCTCGGCACCATCACCCAGCTCATGGCGGCGCGCAAGGGCCGGATGGAGCAGATGACCAACCACGGCACCGGCTGGATCCGGATGGAGTACGTCGTGCCCTCGCGCGGGCTCATCGGCTTCCGCACCGAGTTCCTCACCGAGACCCGCGGCACCGGTATCGCGCACCACGTGTTCGACGGCTACGCCCCGTGGTTCGGGGAGATCCGGACCCGCCAGTCCGGCTCTCTCGTGTCCGACCGGTCGGGGGTCGCCACCACCTACGCCATGTTCAACCTCCAGGAGCGCGGCACGATGTTCCTGGAGCCGACGACCGAGGTCTACGAGGGCATGATCGTCGGGGAGAACTCCCGCGCCGACGACATGGACGTCAACATCACCAAGGAGCGCAAGCTCACCAACGTGCGCTCCGCGGGCGCCGACGTCCTCGAGCGTCTCGTCCCCCCGAGGGTGCTCTCGCTCGAGCAGTCGCTGGAGTTCTGCCGCGAGGACGAGTGCGTGGAGGTGACCCCGGAGGCGGTGCGCGTGCGCAAGGTCATCCTCGACGCCAACCAGCGGGCCAAGGCGGCCCGGTCGAAGGGCTGA
- a CDS encoding NUDIX domain-containing protein yields the protein MQLVAAVALCDSLEHPTRVLAGCRSAPASLAGGWEFPGGKVEPGEEPAAAAVREAREELGVQIVLGGRVGGDWPLASPWSMRLWWAVPEQAQPPPRPLQDHGELRWLGPEDLWGVPWLEHDVPVVRHLAQLLHRGPARPV from the coding sequence GTGCAGCTCGTGGCCGCCGTCGCCCTCTGCGACTCGCTGGAGCACCCGACCCGCGTCCTGGCCGGGTGCCGCAGCGCCCCCGCCTCGCTGGCGGGCGGCTGGGAGTTCCCCGGAGGCAAGGTGGAGCCGGGGGAGGAGCCCGCCGCGGCCGCGGTACGGGAGGCGCGCGAGGAGCTCGGCGTCCAGATCGTCCTCGGGGGCCGGGTCGGGGGCGACTGGCCGTTGGCGAGCCCGTGGTCCATGCGGTTGTGGTGGGCGGTGCCCGAGCAGGCCCAGCCCCCGCCGCGGCCGCTGCAGGACCACGGCGAGCTGCGGTGGCTGGGCCCCGAGGACCTGTGGGGCGTGCCCTGGCTCGAGCACGACGTGCCGGTCGTCCGGCACCTCGCGCAGCTCCTCCACCGCGGACCGGCCCGGCCGGTGTGA